CAAAGACAATCCGCAATTAATAAAGCTACATCAGCAAGATCATCTGGCGTTTCAGATTTGGCATCATGATCAATTGGTACTGAGAACCGACAACACTCCTAACACCGCCATCGGCCCCTTGGAAAAAGGCTTTTACGAGCAAAACTTTTCAGGTAAACGTTGGCGCGTGTATGCCACATACGAAACAAAGAATGAGCGTTTTATTTTAGTGGCTCAATCTATTGATGAACGCTTTTCTGTTGCTGAACAGTTGATCGTCGCAGCAATGAGTCCTTTGATTATCAGTATTCCGTTTTTGGCTTTATTGATCTTTTTCCTGATTGGCGCAGGTTTAAAACCGTTACGTAAACTGTCCGACCGACTGGATACCAAAAAATCAGATGATTTTAGCGAAGTTCGATTAACCAATATTCCGGTTGAGCTAAACCCGGTTGTCAGCAAGCTCAATTCTCTACTTTCCCGTTTGGGCGCCTCGTATCAACGAGAGCGTCGATTTGCCTCGGATGCAGCCCATGAATTAAGAACGCCGCTAAGTGTGCTAACTATTTCCCTGCACAATCTGGCTAATGAACTGCAAGAACAAAACCTGGATACCGCACAAGCCAAAGCATTGAATAAAGGCGTGGAGCGAATGGGACACGTCATTGAGCAAATGTTAATGCTGAATCGCACCAATCCAGACACCTTTATGCAACAGTTTTCTACGTTCTCTCTTGATGCACTGGTTCGCGAGCAAATTGGTGATTTTTATCCCAAATTAGAAGAAAAGGAACAAACCATAGAGTTTTATGGTCAAAACGTCCGGTTAACAGGCGATGAAACCTCGGTAGGCATTTTAATCTTTAATTTATTAAGTAATGCTAACAAATACATTCCTGTTCATGGCAAGATCGTGCTCAGTTCGGAATACAGGGAACAACAACCCACCTTGATCATTGAAGACAGTGGCCCGGGCATACCAGAACAAGAATATGAACATGTTTTTCAACGTTTTTACCGTATTGGTGGAGACAGACATAATTCCAATGAATCAGGATGTGGGCTCGGCTTGGCAATAGTAAAACAAATCTGTGATCTTCATCAGGCACGTATAGAATTATCTCGCTCGGAGTCTCTGGGAGGGTTACGCATAACTATATTTTTCAATGAGAATGCTGATTCTAAGCCTAATTACGAGAATGGAGGCTCAATTGTTAAAGCTTAGAGCCCCGCGCCTGGCTTCCCTATTGTTCTTCACTTTTTCCTGTTCGGTTTTTGCCGTAACGGAAGAGTATTTCCTGACCATAGAAAACCATTTGTTCTATCCCTCAGAGCTGAAAGTACCCGCGAATCAAAAAATCAAGCTCACCATTATTAACAAGGATGATGAAGCTGAAGAGTTCGATAGCTTTGACTTAAACAGAGAAAAAGTCATCTTCGGTAATCGTAAAGGCACTATCTATATTGGGCCTCTTGAACCGGGTGAATATCATTTTATTGGTGAATACAATCCTAATTCTGCACGAGGATTAGTCATTGCCGTTTCCCCTGAACAATTGGCAACAGAAGAAACAGGAGTGAGCGATGCTAATTAATACCGTCGTTTTATTCCTGAGTGATGCTTTGCCAACCTTTTTATTGATGGCACTTCTTTTAGCGAATAGCCATAGCCCTTCATTAATGTCCTCAATGACCAAAAGTATGGTGTACGGCACGATATTGGGGGTGTTTGTGTCGATTGTATTGATGAAGATTGTGGCTAATGCATCGGACTATTTTGAAGGCAATCTCTACGAGCTCATCTTGTCGTTCCTATTACTCGTGTTTTATAGCACCGCGATGGCTTATCTATTTACCCTTAATGGTCGTTTCCAAGGTTACAACCCAGTCATTGCGTTAATCTTGATTAGTATCAGTGTGGGTATCAATGGAGCCAGCCTGTTTACCTATTTATATACATTTTGGTCGCATACCGCAGCGAATGTATTGTCATTGGGTATCGTATTAGGAACAGGGATCAGTGTGTGTGTCGCAGTGATCCTGTTTTATGCCGCACAATGGACGTACATCAGTTGGCATTACAATGCCCCTATTTGGTTGTTTATTTGTCATATCGCCGGTCAAATGCACCAAATTATCCACTACCTGGAACAAATTGGCTGGCTTCAAAGTGGTATGCCGGTCTGGAATACTCGTCAGCTATTGTCTGAGCGTTCTGAAGTTGGGCATTTCCTGACTTCATTTATCGGTTATAAAGACTCTCCCAGTATGCTGCACCTCCTTGTGTTCATGTTAGCAATAGGTTTTGGTGCTGCTATTTACTACTGGAGTAAACATAACAACTTTCAATCCACACCTCGTAAAGATACAGAGGTATTATCATGATGTTACGTCTATTACTGCTGCTGGCTATAAGCCTGTATATCACCTCAACACAAGCCAACGAAGCCATTATTGATAAGGTTTATCACCCCTATGTACTTAGCACTGAGCGTAAAGTGGAATGGCGCTTTGTCTCCCGTGAATCCGATAATGGCAACATTCTGGCGCAACGTTTGGG
Above is a window of Paraneptunicella aestuarii DNA encoding:
- a CDS encoding cupredoxin domain-containing protein, with translation MLKLRAPRLASLLFFTFSCSVFAVTEEYFLTIENHLFYPSELKVPANQKIKLTIINKDDEAEEFDSFDLNREKVIFGNRKGTIYIGPLEPGEYHFIGEYNPNSARGLVIAVSPEQLATEETGVSDAN
- a CDS encoding FTR1 family protein, which translates into the protein MLINTVVLFLSDALPTFLLMALLLANSHSPSLMSSMTKSMVYGTILGVFVSIVLMKIVANASDYFEGNLYELILSFLLLVFYSTAMAYLFTLNGRFQGYNPVIALILISISVGINGASLFTYLYTFWSHTAANVLSLGIVLGTGISVCVAVILFYAAQWTYISWHYNAPIWLFICHIAGQMHQIIHYLEQIGWLQSGMPVWNTRQLLSERSEVGHFLTSFIGYKDSPSMLHLLVFMLAIGFGAAIYYWSKHNNFQSTPRKDTEVLS
- a CDS encoding ATP-binding protein encodes the protein MNSITRFLVSIIISVLTLVTFSAAIRGYNVSMSKASYLFDKDLQLMADTIRSLPTSKDNPQLIKLHQQDHLAFQIWHHDQLVLRTDNTPNTAIGPLEKGFYEQNFSGKRWRVYATYETKNERFILVAQSIDERFSVAEQLIVAAMSPLIISIPFLALLIFFLIGAGLKPLRKLSDRLDTKKSDDFSEVRLTNIPVELNPVVSKLNSLLSRLGASYQRERRFASDAAHELRTPLSVLTISLHNLANELQEQNLDTAQAKALNKGVERMGHVIEQMLMLNRTNPDTFMQQFSTFSLDALVREQIGDFYPKLEEKEQTIEFYGQNVRLTGDETSVGILIFNLLSNANKYIPVHGKIVLSSEYREQQPTLIIEDSGPGIPEQEYEHVFQRFYRIGGDRHNSNESGCGLGLAIVKQICDLHQARIELSRSESLGGLRITIFFNENADSKPNYENGGSIVKA